From Dasypus novemcinctus isolate mDasNov1 chromosome 19, mDasNov1.1.hap2, whole genome shotgun sequence, a single genomic window includes:
- the RPS15 gene encoding small ribosomal subunit protein uS19: MAEVEQKKKRTFRKFTYRGVDLDQLLDMSYEQLMQLYSARQRRRLNRGLRRKQHSLLKRLRKAKKEAPPMEKPEVVKTHLRDMIILPEMVGSMVGVYNGKTFNQVEIKPEMIGHYLGEFSITYKPVKHGRPGIGATHSSRFIPLK; this comes from the exons ATG GCGGAAGTGGAGCAAAAGAAGAAGCGCACCTTCCGCAAGTTCACCTATCGCGGCGTGGACCTCGACCAGCTGCTGGACATGTCCTA CGAGCAGCTGATGCAGCTGTACAGCGCCCGGCAGCGGAGACGGCTGAACCGCGGCCTGCGGCGGAAGCAGCACTCCCTGCTGAAGCGGCTGCGCAAGGCCAAGAAGGAGGCGCCGCCCATGGAGAAGCCGGAGGTGGTGAAGACGCATCTGCGCGACATGATCATCCTGCCCGAGATGGTGGGCAGCATGGTGGGCGTCTACAACGGCAAGACGTTCAACCAGGTGGAAATCAAG CCCGAGATGATCGGCCACTACCTGGGCGAGTTCTCCATCACCTACAAGCCCGTGAAGCACGGCCGGCCCGGCATCGGGGCCACCCACTCCTCCCGCTTCATCCCCCTCAAGTAG
- the DAZAP1 gene encoding DAZ-associated protein 1 isoform X1, whose amino-acid sequence MNNSGADEIGKLFVGGLDWSTTQETLRSYFSQYGEVVDCVIMKDKTTNQSRGFGFVKFKDPNCVGTVLASRPHTLDGRNIDPKPCTPRGMQPERTRPKEGWQKGPRSDSSKSNKIFVGGIPHNCGETELREYFKKFGVVTEVVMIYDAEKQRPRGFGFITFEDEQSVDQAVNMHFHDIMGKKVEVKRAEPRDSKSQAPGQPGASQWGSRIVPNAANGWAGQPPPTWQQGYGPQGMWVPAGQAIGGYGPPPAGRGAPPPPPPFTSYIVSTPPGGFPPPQGFPQGYGAPPQFSFGYGPPPPPPDQFAPPGVPPPPATPGPAPLAFPPPPSQAAPDMSKPPAAQPDFPYSQYAGYGQDLSGFGQGFSDPSQQPPSYGGPSVPGSGGPPAGGSGFGRGQNHNVQGFHPYRR is encoded by the exons ATGAACAACTCGGGCGCCGACGAGATCGG GAAGCTCTTCGTGGGTGGCCTCGACTGGAGCACCACTCAAG AGACACTCCGCAGCTACTTTTCCCAATATGGAGAAGTTGTGGACTGTGTCATCATGAAAGACAAAACTACCAACCAGTCTCGAGGTTTTGGGTTTGTCAAGTTTAAGGACCCGAACTGCGTGGGGACGGTGCTTGCCAGCAGACCACATACATTAGACGGCCGAAAC ATCGACCCAAAGCCGTGTACGCCTCGGGGGATGCAGCCAGAGAGGACACGACCCAAGGAAGGCTGG CAGAAAGGGCCCCGGAGCGACAGCAGCAAGTCCAACAAGATATTCGTCGGCGGGATTCCTCACAACTGTGGGGAGACGGAGCTCAGAGAGTACTTCAAGAAGTTCGGAGTG GTCACCGAAGTGGTCATGATCTACGACGCGGAGAAGCAGCGGCCTCGAG GTTTTGGATTTATTACTTTCGAGGACGAACAATCAGTGGACCAGGCTGTCAACATGCATTTTCACGACATCATGGGCAAAAAA GTGGAGGTCAAGCGGGCAGAGCCTCGGGACAGCAAGAGCCAAGCGCCGGGCCAGCCGGGCGCCAGCCAGTGGGGAAGCAGGATCGTGCCCAACGCCGCCAACGGCTGGGCGGGCCAGCCGCCCCCCACGTGGCAGCAGGGCTACGGCCCCCAAG GAATGTGGGTGCCGGCAGGACAGGCGATCG GTGGCTATGGACCCCCCCCGGCGGGCAGAGGGGCCCCGCCACCGCCCCCGCCCTTCACCTCCTACATCGTGTCCACGCCTCCGGGAGGCTTCCCGCCGCCCCAGGGCTTCCCGCAGGGCTACGGTGCCCCCCCGCAGTTCA GTTTTGGCTACGGGCCTCCTCCGCCACCGCCTGACCAGTTTGCCCCCCCGGGGGTCCCTCCTCCGCCTGCCACTCCGGGGCCAGCCCCTCTGGCCTTCCCGCCACCCCCGTCACAGGCCGCCCCAGATATGAGCAAGCCCCCAGCAGCGCAGCCCGACTTCCCCTACAGCCAGTATG caggtTATGGACAGGACTTGAGTGGCTTTGGACAGGGTTTCTCAGATCCCAGCCAGCAGCCCCCCTCCTATGGGGGACCCTCGGTGCCAGGGTCGGGCGGGCCCCCCGCCGGCGGAAGTGGCTTTGGACGTGGCCAGAACCATAACGTGCAAGGCTTCCACCCCTACCGCCGCTAG
- the DAZAP1 gene encoding DAZ-associated protein 1 isoform X3: MNNSGADEIGKLFVGGLDWSTTQETLRSYFSQYGEVVDCVIMKDKTTNQSRGFGFVKFKDPNCVGTVLASRPHTLDGRNIDPKPCTPRGMQPERTRPKEGWQKGPRSDSSKSNKIFVGGIPHNCGETELREYFKKFGVVTEVVMIYDAEKQRPRGFGFITFEDEQSVDQAVNMHFHDIMGKKVEVKRAEPRDSKSQAPGQPGASQWGSRIVPNAANGWAGQPPPTWQQGYGPQGMWVPAGQAIGGYGPPPAGRGAPPPPPPFTSYIVSTPPGGFPPPQGFPQGYGAPPQFSFGYGPPPPPPDQFAPPGVPPPPATPGPAPLAFPPPPSQAAPDMSKPPAAQPDFPYSQYGYGQDLSGFGQGFSDPSQQPPSYGGPSVPGSGGPPAGGSGFGRGQNHNVQGFHPYRR; this comes from the exons ATGAACAACTCGGGCGCCGACGAGATCGG GAAGCTCTTCGTGGGTGGCCTCGACTGGAGCACCACTCAAG AGACACTCCGCAGCTACTTTTCCCAATATGGAGAAGTTGTGGACTGTGTCATCATGAAAGACAAAACTACCAACCAGTCTCGAGGTTTTGGGTTTGTCAAGTTTAAGGACCCGAACTGCGTGGGGACGGTGCTTGCCAGCAGACCACATACATTAGACGGCCGAAAC ATCGACCCAAAGCCGTGTACGCCTCGGGGGATGCAGCCAGAGAGGACACGACCCAAGGAAGGCTGG CAGAAAGGGCCCCGGAGCGACAGCAGCAAGTCCAACAAGATATTCGTCGGCGGGATTCCTCACAACTGTGGGGAGACGGAGCTCAGAGAGTACTTCAAGAAGTTCGGAGTG GTCACCGAAGTGGTCATGATCTACGACGCGGAGAAGCAGCGGCCTCGAG GTTTTGGATTTATTACTTTCGAGGACGAACAATCAGTGGACCAGGCTGTCAACATGCATTTTCACGACATCATGGGCAAAAAA GTGGAGGTCAAGCGGGCAGAGCCTCGGGACAGCAAGAGCCAAGCGCCGGGCCAGCCGGGCGCCAGCCAGTGGGGAAGCAGGATCGTGCCCAACGCCGCCAACGGCTGGGCGGGCCAGCCGCCCCCCACGTGGCAGCAGGGCTACGGCCCCCAAG GAATGTGGGTGCCGGCAGGACAGGCGATCG GTGGCTATGGACCCCCCCCGGCGGGCAGAGGGGCCCCGCCACCGCCCCCGCCCTTCACCTCCTACATCGTGTCCACGCCTCCGGGAGGCTTCCCGCCGCCCCAGGGCTTCCCGCAGGGCTACGGTGCCCCCCCGCAGTTCA GTTTTGGCTACGGGCCTCCTCCGCCACCGCCTGACCAGTTTGCCCCCCCGGGGGTCCCTCCTCCGCCTGCCACTCCGGGGCCAGCCCCTCTGGCCTTCCCGCCACCCCCGTCACAGGCCGCCCCAGATATGAGCAAGCCCCCAGCAGCGCAGCCCGACTTCCCCTACAGCCAGTATG gtTATGGACAGGACTTGAGTGGCTTTGGACAGGGTTTCTCAGATCCCAGCCAGCAGCCCCCCTCCTATGGGGGACCCTCGGTGCCAGGGTCGGGCGGGCCCCCCGCCGGCGGAAGTGGCTTTGGACGTGGCCAGAACCATAACGTGCAAGGCTTCCACCCCTACCGCCGCTAG
- the DAZAP1 gene encoding DAZ-associated protein 1 isoform X4: MNNSGADEIGKLFVGGLDWSTTQETLRSYFSQYGEVVDCVIMKDKTTNQSRGFGFVKFKDPNCVGTVLASRPHTLDGRNIDPKPCTPRGMQPERTRPKEGWKGPRSDSSKSNKIFVGGIPHNCGETELREYFKKFGVVTEVVMIYDAEKQRPRGFGFITFEDEQSVDQAVNMHFHDIMGKKVEVKRAEPRDSKSQAPGQPGASQWGSRIVPNAANGWAGQPPPTWQQGYGPQGMWVPAGQAIGGYGPPPAGRGAPPPPPPFTSYIVSTPPGGFPPPQGFPQGYGAPPQFSFGYGPPPPPPDQFAPPGVPPPPATPGPAPLAFPPPPSQAAPDMSKPPAAQPDFPYSQYGYGQDLSGFGQGFSDPSQQPPSYGGPSVPGSGGPPAGGSGFGRGQNHNVQGFHPYRR, from the exons ATGAACAACTCGGGCGCCGACGAGATCGG GAAGCTCTTCGTGGGTGGCCTCGACTGGAGCACCACTCAAG AGACACTCCGCAGCTACTTTTCCCAATATGGAGAAGTTGTGGACTGTGTCATCATGAAAGACAAAACTACCAACCAGTCTCGAGGTTTTGGGTTTGTCAAGTTTAAGGACCCGAACTGCGTGGGGACGGTGCTTGCCAGCAGACCACATACATTAGACGGCCGAAAC ATCGACCCAAAGCCGTGTACGCCTCGGGGGATGCAGCCAGAGAGGACACGACCCAAGGAAGGCTGG AAAGGGCCCCGGAGCGACAGCAGCAAGTCCAACAAGATATTCGTCGGCGGGATTCCTCACAACTGTGGGGAGACGGAGCTCAGAGAGTACTTCAAGAAGTTCGGAGTG GTCACCGAAGTGGTCATGATCTACGACGCGGAGAAGCAGCGGCCTCGAG GTTTTGGATTTATTACTTTCGAGGACGAACAATCAGTGGACCAGGCTGTCAACATGCATTTTCACGACATCATGGGCAAAAAA GTGGAGGTCAAGCGGGCAGAGCCTCGGGACAGCAAGAGCCAAGCGCCGGGCCAGCCGGGCGCCAGCCAGTGGGGAAGCAGGATCGTGCCCAACGCCGCCAACGGCTGGGCGGGCCAGCCGCCCCCCACGTGGCAGCAGGGCTACGGCCCCCAAG GAATGTGGGTGCCGGCAGGACAGGCGATCG GTGGCTATGGACCCCCCCCGGCGGGCAGAGGGGCCCCGCCACCGCCCCCGCCCTTCACCTCCTACATCGTGTCCACGCCTCCGGGAGGCTTCCCGCCGCCCCAGGGCTTCCCGCAGGGCTACGGTGCCCCCCCGCAGTTCA GTTTTGGCTACGGGCCTCCTCCGCCACCGCCTGACCAGTTTGCCCCCCCGGGGGTCCCTCCTCCGCCTGCCACTCCGGGGCCAGCCCCTCTGGCCTTCCCGCCACCCCCGTCACAGGCCGCCCCAGATATGAGCAAGCCCCCAGCAGCGCAGCCCGACTTCCCCTACAGCCAGTATG gtTATGGACAGGACTTGAGTGGCTTTGGACAGGGTTTCTCAGATCCCAGCCAGCAGCCCCCCTCCTATGGGGGACCCTCGGTGCCAGGGTCGGGCGGGCCCCCCGCCGGCGGAAGTGGCTTTGGACGTGGCCAGAACCATAACGTGCAAGGCTTCCACCCCTACCGCCGCTAG
- the DAZAP1 gene encoding DAZ-associated protein 1 isoform X2 — protein sequence MNNSGADEIGKLFVGGLDWSTTQETLRSYFSQYGEVVDCVIMKDKTTNQSRGFGFVKFKDPNCVGTVLASRPHTLDGRNIDPKPCTPRGMQPERTRPKEGWKGPRSDSSKSNKIFVGGIPHNCGETELREYFKKFGVVTEVVMIYDAEKQRPRGFGFITFEDEQSVDQAVNMHFHDIMGKKVEVKRAEPRDSKSQAPGQPGASQWGSRIVPNAANGWAGQPPPTWQQGYGPQGMWVPAGQAIGGYGPPPAGRGAPPPPPPFTSYIVSTPPGGFPPPQGFPQGYGAPPQFSFGYGPPPPPPDQFAPPGVPPPPATPGPAPLAFPPPPSQAAPDMSKPPAAQPDFPYSQYAGYGQDLSGFGQGFSDPSQQPPSYGGPSVPGSGGPPAGGSGFGRGQNHNVQGFHPYRR from the exons ATGAACAACTCGGGCGCCGACGAGATCGG GAAGCTCTTCGTGGGTGGCCTCGACTGGAGCACCACTCAAG AGACACTCCGCAGCTACTTTTCCCAATATGGAGAAGTTGTGGACTGTGTCATCATGAAAGACAAAACTACCAACCAGTCTCGAGGTTTTGGGTTTGTCAAGTTTAAGGACCCGAACTGCGTGGGGACGGTGCTTGCCAGCAGACCACATACATTAGACGGCCGAAAC ATCGACCCAAAGCCGTGTACGCCTCGGGGGATGCAGCCAGAGAGGACACGACCCAAGGAAGGCTGG AAAGGGCCCCGGAGCGACAGCAGCAAGTCCAACAAGATATTCGTCGGCGGGATTCCTCACAACTGTGGGGAGACGGAGCTCAGAGAGTACTTCAAGAAGTTCGGAGTG GTCACCGAAGTGGTCATGATCTACGACGCGGAGAAGCAGCGGCCTCGAG GTTTTGGATTTATTACTTTCGAGGACGAACAATCAGTGGACCAGGCTGTCAACATGCATTTTCACGACATCATGGGCAAAAAA GTGGAGGTCAAGCGGGCAGAGCCTCGGGACAGCAAGAGCCAAGCGCCGGGCCAGCCGGGCGCCAGCCAGTGGGGAAGCAGGATCGTGCCCAACGCCGCCAACGGCTGGGCGGGCCAGCCGCCCCCCACGTGGCAGCAGGGCTACGGCCCCCAAG GAATGTGGGTGCCGGCAGGACAGGCGATCG GTGGCTATGGACCCCCCCCGGCGGGCAGAGGGGCCCCGCCACCGCCCCCGCCCTTCACCTCCTACATCGTGTCCACGCCTCCGGGAGGCTTCCCGCCGCCCCAGGGCTTCCCGCAGGGCTACGGTGCCCCCCCGCAGTTCA GTTTTGGCTACGGGCCTCCTCCGCCACCGCCTGACCAGTTTGCCCCCCCGGGGGTCCCTCCTCCGCCTGCCACTCCGGGGCCAGCCCCTCTGGCCTTCCCGCCACCCCCGTCACAGGCCGCCCCAGATATGAGCAAGCCCCCAGCAGCGCAGCCCGACTTCCCCTACAGCCAGTATG caggtTATGGACAGGACTTGAGTGGCTTTGGACAGGGTTTCTCAGATCCCAGCCAGCAGCCCCCCTCCTATGGGGGACCCTCGGTGCCAGGGTCGGGCGGGCCCCCCGCCGGCGGAAGTGGCTTTGGACGTGGCCAGAACCATAACGTGCAAGGCTTCCACCCCTACCGCCGCTAG